One Haladaptatus paucihalophilus DX253 genomic window, ACGACCGGCCGGTTGAACCGAACAGGGAGCGCCTCCGCGTCGGCGTGAATCGGCTCCACGTTTCCGACGTCTGTCTTACCCATCGTCCTCTGGAGGTAGCGGAGGGCGTCTCCATTTCTCTCGACGGCGTACACAGTACCCGACGGTCCGACTCGCTGAGCCGTGCGTAGCGCCGTGTGGCCGGGACCGCTCCCGACCTCGACGACCACGTCACCAGTTTCGAGCGAGATCTCGTCGAGCCACCTGGAAACGTATTCATCGCGTGCAACCTGTCGATCGTACACTTCCTCCCAAGTGAGGTGGCTCAGATCTCTGTGGAAGTCGTCGGTC contains:
- a CDS encoding class I SAM-dependent methyltransferase, which codes for MTDDFHRDLSHLTWEEVYDRQVARDEYVSRWLDEISLETGDVVVEVGSGPGHTALRTAQRVGPSGTVYAVERNGDALRYLQRTMGKTDVGNVEPIHADAEALPVRFNRPVVALLTYVLHHADHPTRLLAELSQALPTESRLFVCEYHPNGPGEEGPPINHRLAPDRLHDWLGDTGFEVDRLVGFENESYAFVCRRTAGDSGL